The following are from one region of the Petrotoga mobilis SJ95 genome:
- a CDS encoding carbohydrate kinase family protein: MAILCAGEILFDFISKSPNKGLGESELFEKRPGGSPFNVAVGLAKLGADVSFFTKIAQDQFGKFLFEYLKENGVNTDYSFTAEGLKTCLAFAAVDAQGKAEYEFYRDNAADTQLKLKDVENLDYEKFNIFHFGSIALIDEPTSSTLIRLFDNFISRGLLTSFDPNVRKSLLKNRESYDNLVKSIIKKVDILKMSDDDLFYITEKKDVEEAISTLSIKEGSILFVTLGSEGSLVYKDGVSRKVPGYKVKVVETVGCGDSFMAGILYKLKDFSKDDLQSISLEKLVEYADFANKCAGIVATRQGAASAMPTLSEVSQFEFL, from the coding sequence ATGGCTATTCTCTGTGCTGGTGAAATTCTCTTTGATTTTATATCGAAATCTCCAAACAAAGGTCTTGGAGAAAGTGAGCTTTTTGAAAAACGACCAGGAGGATCTCCTTTTAATGTAGCTGTAGGACTTGCAAAATTGGGTGCAGATGTTTCTTTTTTTACGAAGATAGCCCAGGATCAATTTGGTAAATTTCTTTTTGAATACTTGAAAGAAAATGGAGTGAATACTGACTATTCTTTTACGGCTGAGGGGTTGAAAACTTGTTTGGCTTTTGCAGCGGTTGATGCCCAAGGAAAGGCTGAGTATGAGTTTTATCGAGATAATGCAGCGGATACACAGTTAAAATTAAAAGATGTAGAGAATTTGGATTATGAAAAATTTAATATCTTTCACTTTGGTTCTATAGCCCTTATAGATGAACCTACATCGAGTACTTTGATTAGATTGTTTGACAATTTTATCTCTCGAGGTTTATTGACCTCTTTTGATCCTAACGTTAGAAAGTCTTTGTTGAAAAATAGGGAAAGTTACGACAATCTTGTGAAGAGTATAATTAAAAAGGTTGATATATTGAAGATGAGCGATGATGATTTGTTTTATATAACTGAAAAAAAAGATGTTGAAGAAGCTATTAGCACACTTTCTATCAAAGAAGGTTCTATTTTGTTTGTAACTTTAGGAAGTGAGGGTTCCTTGGTTTATAAAGATGGTGTGAGTAGAAAAGTTCCAGGTTATAAAGTAAAAGTTGTTGAAACGGTAGGTTGTGGAGATTCTTTTATGGCAGGTATTCTGTATAAGTTAAAAGATTTTTCTAAAGATGATCTTCAAAGTATTTCTTTAGAAAAACTTGTTGAATATGCAGATTTTGCCAATAAATGTGCTGGTATTGTTGCTACAAGACA